The Trichomycterus rosablanca isolate fTriRos1 chromosome 15, fTriRos1.hap1, whole genome shotgun sequence genome contains a region encoding:
- the tmed1b gene encoding transmembrane emp24 domain-containing protein 1b translates to MTASVLTLGPERIVSWLLFWSVCVSVGSAFNPSKDSELTFLLPAGLSGCFYQPAERNGTLEIEYQVIAGAGMDVDFSIVSPVGVQLVTEFRRSDGVHVIEPTDAGDYQICFDNTFSRFSEKMVFFEVILEGPANGNAAEDEWAGLAEPENMLEYKLEDLRESMDAVHRHLERSRQMQTVLRAFEARDRNLLEDNLWRVSFWSCTSMVIMMGVALTQVYTVRRLFDDKRAVRT, encoded by the exons ATGACGGCTTCAGTACTGACGCTCGGACCGGAGCGGATCGTTTCCTGGCTTTTATTCTGGAGCGTCTGTGTTTCTGTCGGTTCTGCTTTTAACCCGAGTAAAGACAGCGAGCTGACCTTCCTCCTGCCGGCCGGGCTGAGCGGCTGCTTCTACCAACCCGCCGAGAGGAACGGTACCCTGGAGATAGAGTATCAG gtgattGCAGGCGCCGGTATGGATGTTGATTTCTCCATCGTCTCCCCCGTTGGCGTTCAGCTCGTCACCGAGTTCCGGCGCTCCGACGGCGTCCACGT GATCGAACCCACGGACGCGGGTGACTACCAGATCTGCTTCGACAACACCTTCAGCCGCTTCTCGGAGAAGATGGTGTTCTTCGAGGTGATCCTGGAGGGCCCGGCCAATGGGAACGCCGCCGAGGACGAGTGGGCGGGGCTGGCGGAACCCGAGAACATGCTGGAGTACAAGCTGGAGGACCTGCGG GAGTCCATGGACGCGGTGCACCGGCACCTGGAGCGCAGCCGGCAGATGCAGACGGTGCTGCGGGCCTTCGAGGCGCGGGACCGGAACCTGCTGGAGGACAACCTGTGGAGGGTCTCCTTCTGGTCCTGTACCTCCATGGTCATCATGATGGGCGTGGCTCTGACTCAGGTCTACACCGTCCGACGCCTGTTCGACGACAAGAGGGCGGTCCGGACCTGA
- the LOC134329434 gene encoding A-kinase anchor protein 8-like, producing the protein MAGWGRGSGYPGWRGGAAGRGGFEQSSVRQMSRQFGRRRSDGTFPPPPKRNDMNQMGMHPEVEEGMPGRGGRFEQFDDFGGPGWGPGGNLPSLLDPLVFPQRGGFHPDYRPYRHHWAQFDPVPTDYPGRRFGGSSEMRRRRRDRKFKKQRRRSAGKAMREEEAKEEEDEDEEEEEDDEEQNSESDDESTEVKAEHDGKKRKQTQRSGDEPELKMGKTESTGDPMEDSDGDESADAASNPAAEGDGDVLSIEEELAQLKKKLNKDAAPPADGDAENHAEENDEASTSKPDDKGKKDGKKTKQKGNAAAGADKKQKKKGGFFENSGIKVSAHRITYTCSMCKFRTFYKDEMDAHLESKFHKDHLSSVSQYFDEHTMEFLQEHLNKKRRKVEDTVGQLPDHSAAICQIYKVQDLTRAVAMDHFIRKAEAAHCEACDVYIPMQSKAIQQHIQTPNHNYNRRFTMEESKKEGLFMMRSILNHKYIRQELQHYLQAKNPPDEAKDEAEGKSEEAGPSEEAGPSEEAAAVGNGEGKEEAEPMNEDAEAPESEEKPEEHGEPEGTLEGTLEGEEGEPEGTLEGEEGVEPGDEELLQDDDL; encoded by the exons ATGGCTGGTTGGGGACGCGGTTCAG GATACCCCGGCTGGAGAGGAGGAGCCGCCGGCAGAG GGGGCTTCGAACAGTCCTCCGTCAGGCAGATGAGCCGGCAGTTCGGGAGGCGGCGGTCCGACGGGACCTTCCCCCCGCCGCCCAAGAGGAACGACATGAATCAGATGGGCATGCACCCGGAGGTGGAGGAGGGCATGCCGGGGCGGGGCGGCAGGTTCGAGCAGTTCGACGACTTCGGGGGCCCCGGCTGGGGACCCGGCGGCAACCTGCCGTCCCTCCTGGACCCGCTGGTGTTCCCCCAGAGGGGCGGTTTCCACCCGGACTACCGGCCCTACAGGCACCACTGGGCCCAGTTCGACCCCGTGCCCACGGACTACCCCGGGCGGCGGTTCGGCGGCTCCTCGGAGATGAGGCGCAGGAGGCGGGACAGGAAGTTCAAGAAGCAGAGGAGGAGGTCGGCGGGAAAAGCCATGAGGGAAGAGGAGGCGAAAGAGGAGGAGGACGaagacgaggaggaggaggaggacgacgAGGAGCAGAACTCCGAGAGCGACGACGAGTCCACCGAG GTTAAAGCTGAGCATGATGGGAAGAAGAGGAAACAAACCCAGAGGTCCGGGGACGAGCCGGAGCTGAAGATGGGGAAGACAGAGTCCACCGGAGACCCGATGGAGGACTCGGACGGAGACGAGTCTGCAGACGCC GCCTCTAATCCAGCGGCTGAAGGTGACGGTGACG TTCTATCTATCGAGGAGGAGCTGGCTCAGCTGAAGAAGAAGCTGAACAAGGACGCTGCGCCGCCTGCAGACGGAG aTGCGGAGAACCACGCCGAGGAGAACGACGAAGCCTCG ACCTCCAAACCCGACGATAAAGGGAAGAAGG ATGGTAAGAAGACTAAGCAGAAGGGTAACGCCGCCGCCGGCGCTGATAAGAAGCAGAAGAAGAAGGGAGGATTCTTCGAGAACTCTGGGATCAAGGTCTCCGCCCACAG GATAACCTACACCTGCTCCATGTGTAAGTTCCGCACGTTCTACAAGGACGAGATGGACGCTCACCTGGAGAGCAAGTTCCACAAGGACCACCTGAGTTCTGTCTCTCAGTACTTCGACGAGCACACCATGGAGTTCCTGCAG gaacaCCTGAATAAGAAACGCAGGAAGGTGGAGGACACGGTGGGTCAGTTACCGGATCACAGCGCCGCCATCTGTCAGATCTATAAGGTCCAGGACCTGACTCGAG ctgtaGCTATGGATCACTTCATAAGGAAGGCTGAAGCGGCTCACTGTGAAGCCTGTGACGTTTACATCCCCATGCAGTCCAAAGCTATTCAACAACACATCCAGACCCCCAACCACAACTACAACCGCCGG TTTACGATGGAGGAGTCTAAGAAGGAGGGACTGTTCATGATGCGCAGCATCCTCAACCACAAATACATCCGGCAGGAGCTGCAGCACTACCTGCAG GCTAAAAACCCCCCCGACGAGGCGAAGGACGAGGCCGAAGGGAAGAGCGAGGAGGCGGGGCCGTCGGAGGAGGCGGGGCCGTCGGAGGAGGCGGCGGCGGTAGGGAACGGCGAGGGGAAGGAGGAGGCGGAGCCGATGAACGAAGACGCCGAGGCGCCGGAGAGCGAGGAGAAGCCCGAGGAACACGGGGAGCCGGAGGGAACCCTGGAGGGAACCCTGGAGGGGGAGGAGGGGGAGCCGGAGGGAACCCTGGAGGGGGAGGAGGGGGTGGAGCCGGGGGACGAGGAGCTGCTGCAGGACGACGACCTTTAG